From Tautonia marina:
GGTCGTGCGTTCCGGCATCGACCTCAATCGCGATCGACTGAGCCAGCCCTGGCAACGCCAAGAACAGAAGGATCGGCAGGGCACCCAGGGACACGGTAACACGGCGACGCATGGCAATCTTCTCCTGATTCCAAGACCAAACAAACCGCCATCGTAGCCCATCACCCGGAACGAGTCGCCCATCCGATCTGAAAAATCTTCTTTCAATCGCTGTTGGAGATGTCATCCTGGGAAATGCTTCGGGGCGAACAGGCCGCCCCGATATTCGACCACGGGGAGAGACCGCTCATGGCTCGCACGACGCGACGGACATTCCTCTCGGGCTCGGTAGCGGCGATCGGCGCCGGGTTCGCGATTGGTGGAACCAAGGCCTCCGGCCGGATTCTTGGTGCCAACGACACCATCAATCTCGCTGTCGCTGGACTGAACGGCCGAGGCGGCGCCCATGTTGGCGAGTTCGCCGGAATGCCAGGGGTTCGCCTCAGTCACCTCGTCGATCCGGATGTCCGAACGTTTGACAAGCGCGTCAAGCAAACGGTCGAACGCGGCGGGGCAACCCCGAAGACGGTGCAGGACATCCGCGAGGTGCTCGACAACCCCGATGTCCACGCCATCTCGATCGCAACGCCAAACCACTGGCACGCCTTGATGTCGATCTGGGCCTGTCAGGCGGGCAAGGATGTGTACGTCGAGAAGCCATGTAGCCACAACATCCACGAAGGTCGGATCGCCGTCGAGGCGGCTCGCAAGTACGACCGGATTGTCCAGCACGGCACGCAGGGCCGCTCCAGCCGATCATGGGCCGAACTGCTCGAAATCACTCGATCCGGCCGATACGGCAAGTTGCTTGTCTCCCGAGGACTCTGCTACAAGCCTCGCCCCAGCATCGGCTTCAAGCCGGTTCAGACACCCCCGTCGGAAGTCGACTTCTCGCTCTGGCTCGGCCCTGCTCAGGAAACCCCGTTCCACGAAAATCTTGTCCATTACAACTGGCACTGGTTCTGGGACTTCGGCAACGGCGACATCGGCAACCAGGGGGTCCACCAGATGGACGTCGCCCGCTGGATGATTCCCGACGCAACCCATCCGACAAGCGTCGTGAGCCTGGGCGGTCGATTCGGCTACGAGGATCAAGGGGAAACCGCCAACACTCAGGTTTCCGTCATGGACTTCGACGGCACGATGCTCATCTTCGAGGTCCGAGGCCTTCCGACCGACGACTACAAGGGCCAGAAAGTCGGCAACGTCCTTCACTACGAGGAGGGGATCGTCTCCGGTGGTCGCTTCTATCCGAAGGGTCAGGGAGACGGCGAGCCACTTCCCAGGGTTGACGCAAACCGAGGCCCCGGAAACGGCCACTTCGCCAACTTCATCGAAGCCGTCCGGAGCCGGAAGACCGACGACCTGAACGCCGACATCCTGGAAGGGCACTATTCCAGCGCCGCCTGCCACCTGGCCAACGTCTCCTATCAACTTGGCGCTCCCGAGTCATTCGATTCCATCGACCAGGCCATCGGCTCCGATGAAGCCGTCCAGGAGACAGTCGAACGAATGGTTGAGCATCTCAAGGATGACAACGCTCTGGCGATTGAAGGGATGCAGTACCGTCTGGGCCGTCGGCTCCGCTTCAACCCGGAAACCGAGCGGTTCATCGATGACGATCGTGCCAATGCACTGCTGACCCGCCCTTATCGCGCTCCCTTCGTGGTGCCCGAGTCACTGGCCTGAGCCGGGCGGGATTTCCCGACACCTTTCCCCTCCGAATTGACCAAAGGGGAAAAGGTGTCGGGGCCGGCTTCTACATCCATCGCGATGAGAGGGACCTTTCCGAGACTTCATCCTGATCGTATGCAAGAACCACTCAAGCCTCTCCCGACCTCAGCGAAGAACTGAAGAAGGATCCAACGAGATCGTTTCTCGACCTGACTCGCAGCGCGCAGATGCTCGGAGAGGATTGGCACTCAATGTCCAAACGATGCCCCTATTGTGATGAGGAAATCCAGGACGCCGCGATCAAGTGCAAGCATTGCCTGACCTGGCTCGATTCTGGAAGAAACGCCTCCCCCTTATCCCCGCATGCCTGGGATGTTGGGCCCGGCAAAGGCGGCTGGAGCTTGGGAACGCTCCGCCGACCAAAACATGACCGGATGGTTGCCGGAGTCTGCTCAGCCTTCGGTCGCCTGCTCGGCATCGATCCGACCTTGATTCGGATCACGTATGCCGTGGTCACGTTCTTCACGGCTGGCATTCCGGGAATCATTCTGTATATCATCTTGGCGCTGGTGATTCCGATGGAAGACGACCCGGATCGCTGGACCGATTGATTGCTTGAGTGAGGGCCATTGCTTGATTGCCATGACCACCACCCGGATCGGACTCGCCCTGCGCCTGATCGGTCCGGTACTGGAGATTGCCTGCATCGGTCTGTTGCTCGGCAATTTCGGTCACAATCGGTCCCTGTTTGGCCAACCCGTCGAGCCTCTGCTCTATCTCGGGGTGGCCCTTGGCCTGGCAATGGTGGCTCTTGGCCTCGGGCTCAGTACCGCTCGTCCCGGCCGGCGAACAAGACGCCCCAGTGATGCCGCTCGTCCGGAATGATCGGCGCCCTTCTCTCCCACTCCGCTTCCGCCCGGTTGACCGGCACCGTCCTGTCAGCATCTGATCGATCGGGAATCCCACGGCGGGGTTCCTGAACTGCCTGCCCTTTCTCGGACGGACCCCTTCATGGAGTCAGTGAATGATCCCGCGCCTTCCCGACCCGTGCCGGTGACGGGAGATCATGCGTCCCCGCTCACCATCGGCCGAATCCTACCCAGGGGTTACGGTCGAGTTTATCGTTATTACGACCTGATCATGGCCGCCTTTGTGACGGTCCTGCTCTGCACGAACCTGATCTCGGCCCCAAAGCGAGTCGAGATTGGTGGGTTCATCTTCGGTGCAGGTGTCCTGTTCTTCCCGATCAGCTACCTGTTCAACGACATCCTGACCGAGGTCTACGGCTACAAACGCTCTCGCAAGGTTGTTTGGGCCGGATTCGGAGCGCTCGCCTTCGCGGCTCTGGTCAGTCAGGTTGTGATCGCGCTCCCGGCAGCCTCGAACTGGCCGAATCAAGCGATCTGGGAAACCGTCTTCGGCGGCACCTGGCGGATTATCCTTGCTTCGATGGCCGGTTTCTTCGCAGGAGAGTTCATCAACTCATACACACTGGCGAAGATGAAACTCTGGACCGAGGGGCGTTATCTCTGGACTCGCACCATCGGCTCGACCCTGACTGGAGAAGCGGCCGACTCGATGCTCTTTTACCCGATCGCGTTTCTCGGACGCCCTGGCTGGACCTGGGACGACGTGCTCACAGTCATGATTGCGAATTACACGTTGAAGGTCCTGTGGGAAGTGGTTGCAACACCAATGACCTACGCGGTCGTGGGATTCCTCAAACGAGCCGAGCACGAAGACTATTACGACCGTGACACGAACTTCACACCCTTCTCACTGGAAACCTGAGCGGTCTGCATGGCCTCAAAACCTGTGTGAGCGAACGTCCAGCCAGCACGCACGCTCGTCCAATCGTTCCAGGACGGAAGACGTGCCTTGCAGATGATGAGTCAGGGAACACGATTCGCCACTGAATCCAGAGGATCGGCATCATCGGCGAGGGCTTCGGTCTCAGGTTGGGGCTCGAAGCCGTTCGCCTCAACCACCGTTGCCACCACCCGATCCACGGCGGGGCTCATCCAGCCGATCAAGGATTGCGGGAAGATTCCCAGCCAGATTGTCAAAACAACCAACGGGGTAGCGATCAACCGCTCCCGGATCGAGAGGTCGGGTAAACCTCGAAGTGCATCGTTTCGTCCGAGCAATACTCGTTGAAGGGTCCAGAGGATGTACCCGGCCGTCAGGACGACAGAAGCCGCGGCAACCAGCGCCAGTACATAACTGTAGTTAAATGCCGAAAGCAGGACGAACACCTCGGCCACAAACCCACACAGACCAGGCAATCCCATCGATCCGAAGAAGATGAGGAGCGACACTCCGCCATAAACGGGCATAACGTTCATCAATCCTCCCATGTGCCCGAGTTCTCTGGTGTGCAACCGGTCATAAACCACACCCACCAGGAAGAACATTCCGGCCGAGGTGATGCCATGAGCAATCATCATGAACATCGCCCCGTTAACCCCATAGGCGTAATACTGCGGCGCGAAGAGATTCATGACCGCCAGTCCAAGCATCACATATCCCATGTGGCTGACCGAACTATATGCAACCAATCGCTTGAAGTCTGACTGGGCCATCGCCGCCAGAGCACCATAAAGAATACTCACAACCCCCAGAACTGCGACGAACCAAGACAACTCGTAGGCGCCGATCGGCGCGAGCGGCCAGGCAAGGCGGATCAACCCATAACCGCCGATCTTCAGCAACACTCCGGCCAGAATCATGCTGATCGGCGTGGGTGCCTGGACGTGAGCATCGGGTAGCCAGGTGTGGAAAGGAACGGACGGCAGCTTGATCAAAAAACCGATCAAGAACAGCGTAAACACCACCGATTGCACACCGAACCCGAAGATGGTCCCCGAGAAGTGCGCCGAGGCCCCCATCAGGCGAATGACGTCGAACGTATAGAGCGCCTCGGCTCCCTCCGGTGCATAGAAGTAGAGAATCAGAATGGCCACCAGGATGAAGACCGAGCCAAAGAGCGTGTAGAGCAGGAACTTGATCGCCGCGTACTCCCGATTCTCGCCCCCCCAAACCCCAATG
This genomic window contains:
- a CDS encoding Gfo/Idh/MocA family protein, encoding MARTTRRTFLSGSVAAIGAGFAIGGTKASGRILGANDTINLAVAGLNGRGGAHVGEFAGMPGVRLSHLVDPDVRTFDKRVKQTVERGGATPKTVQDIREVLDNPDVHAISIATPNHWHALMSIWACQAGKDVYVEKPCSHNIHEGRIAVEAARKYDRIVQHGTQGRSSRSWAELLEITRSGRYGKLLVSRGLCYKPRPSIGFKPVQTPPSEVDFSLWLGPAQETPFHENLVHYNWHWFWDFGNGDIGNQGVHQMDVARWMIPDATHPTSVVSLGGRFGYEDQGETANTQVSVMDFDGTMLIFEVRGLPTDDYKGQKVGNVLHYEEGIVSGGRFYPKGQGDGEPLPRVDANRGPGNGHFANFIEAVRSRKTDDLNADILEGHYSSAACHLANVSYQLGAPESFDSIDQAIGSDEAVQETVERMVEHLKDDNALAIEGMQYRLGRRLRFNPETERFIDDDRANALLTRPYRAPFVVPESLA
- a CDS encoding PspC domain-containing protein, producing the protein MSKRCPYCDEEIQDAAIKCKHCLTWLDSGRNASPLSPHAWDVGPGKGGWSLGTLRRPKHDRMVAGVCSAFGRLLGIDPTLIRITYAVVTFFTAGIPGIILYIILALVIPMEDDPDRWTD
- a CDS encoding DUF4175 domain-containing protein, with product MIAMTTTRIGLALRLIGPVLEIACIGLLLGNFGHNRSLFGQPVEPLLYLGVALGLAMVALGLGLSTARPGRRTRRPSDAARPE
- a CDS encoding queuosine precursor transporter — translated: MAAFVTVLLCTNLISAPKRVEIGGFIFGAGVLFFPISYLFNDILTEVYGYKRSRKVVWAGFGALAFAALVSQVVIALPAASNWPNQAIWETVFGGTWRIILASMAGFFAGEFINSYTLAKMKLWTEGRYLWTRTIGSTLTGEAADSMLFYPIAFLGRPGWTWDDVLTVMIANYTLKVLWEVVATPMTYAVVGFLKRAEHEDYYDRDTNFTPFSLET
- a CDS encoding complex I subunit 4 family protein, translated to MSDNVLLSLLWAAPVVGSALVLMLPGRNDLAIKATALGITALTFVVSLMAFGAFLSLGEGSPDASLQARAERNVLAADAQTGFPTVDEASGDLVYRGPWIPYFKIQYFLGLDGISMSLVLLTALISLLACLASWGIETGIKGYFSLFLLLLGSMMGVFLALDLFLFFVFFEFMLLPMYFLIGVWGGENREYAAIKFLLYTLFGSVFILVAILILYFYAPEGAEALYTFDVIRLMGASAHFSGTIFGFGVQSVVFTLFLIGFLIKLPSVPFHTWLPDAHVQAPTPISMILAGVLLKIGGYGLIRLAWPLAPIGAYELSWFVAVLGVVSILYGALAAMAQSDFKRLVAYSSVSHMGYVMLGLAVMNLFAPQYYAYGVNGAMFMMIAHGITSAGMFFLVGVVYDRLHTRELGHMGGLMNVMPVYGGVSLLIFFGSMGLPGLCGFVAEVFVLLSAFNYSYVLALVAAASVVLTAGYILWTLQRVLLGRNDALRGLPDLSIRERLIATPLVVLTIWLGIFPQSLIGWMSPAVDRVVATVVEANGFEPQPETEALADDADPLDSVANRVP